aatgagatttgcagccgagacaacaggtgaaattgggcttttctttaaaatgagtcgaactttctttacaactttctgggaaggtcaatgttcgatagatattgcaacaataaatccaagacccgctgctgttgtaaaagggccctggcgtagactgtgttcttgcattgtgccttaatgtatccacgttcgttcactgacgtgcaacactttacaggggactctgggtacccgctagagccatggatcatgactcctgtgcctggtcacccaaatcgcctcacggcagaggggcgctatcatgaggcacacgcatcaatgcgaaatgccgttgagcagtgcataggagtcgtcaagagccgcttccgatgcctgcagaggtatcgggtgctccactactcgcctcagaaagcagccactattgttgcagcttgtgcagcgctgcataacctctgccttgcagcaggcgtgcctctgccagacgacccaggtgacgacggtgcacatgacgacagcgcacaggagccagcccaggcacaagtgccgcttcaagtacaggtgccaccgcaggcgcaccctgtacagccttctcgagctttgtttcaaagaggccgtgcggtgcgtgagtccatagttggtgtgtttcggctgcccagaaatttgcgcattgcctacctgcaaagtgtgcgccggcgcattcgctggcaaatgaggtggagacatgtgctggtgtaacatgttttatttttattatcataaaagtaaataggccgtgcacttcaacataacacattgcgtgtgctcacatgtggctaatcatagtatgctgcatactgcagtagtggaaagcacatgatttgtctatgttgagcatgatagatacacatgcagtgacaaataaccatgtgccattatgttactcctttgctttgttcactgtgcttttgaatattgtctcgccagggaattttctttaaataaaggttatttccaaggtgaatggcaaccaatcttgcattgttgaatattgctttgcaatgcctattttactgtgcagtatgcattgttccaaagctgaaga
Above is a genomic segment from Dermacentor andersoni chromosome 8, qqDerAnde1_hic_scaffold, whole genome shotgun sequence containing:
- the LOC140219897 gene encoding putative nuclease HARBI1 isoform X2, with translation MKVLCALRFFATGSFQQCVGNEEAIALSQPSISRIITAVAKAITVVGKEKGWVRFPSTAQQKAAVKEGFLSRGKIPGVLGCVDGSLIAIVRPKKLGPGETESYWSRKGYYALNCMVVCDAKLNILAIDPRFPGSCHDYFVWRHSAFRRRLTRGLLLHGEVLLGDSGYPLEPWIMTPVPGHPNRLTAEGRYHEAHASMRNAVEQCIGVVKSRFRCLQRYRVLHYSPQKAATIVAACAALHNLCLAAGVPLPDDPGDDGAHDDSAQEPAQAQVPLQVQVPPQAHPVQPSRALFQRGRAVRESIVGVFRLPRNLRIAYLQSVRRRIRWQMRWRHVLV